One genomic segment of Streptomyces liangshanensis includes these proteins:
- the rpsB gene encoding 30S ribosomal protein S2, which yields MAVVTMRELLESGVHFGHQTRRWNPKMKRFIFTERNGIYIIDLLQSLSYIDRAYEFVKETVAHGGSVMFVGTKKQAQEAIAEQATRVGMPYVNQRWLGGMLTNFSTVYKRLQRLKELEQIDFDDVAASGLTKKELLVLSREKAKLEKTLGGIREMQKVPSAVWIVDTKKEHIAVGEARKLHIPVVAILDTNCDPDEVDYKIPGNDDAIRSVTLLTRVIADAVAEGLIARSGVATGDSKPGEKAVGEPLAEWERDLLEGEKKDDAEKPADDAAVAAEADVQTSAETEKVADAEQVDEAAAPAETEAAAPAADNEQA from the coding sequence ATGGCCGTCGTCACGATGCGGGAGCTGCTGGAAAGCGGCGTCCACTTCGGTCACCAGACCCGTCGTTGGAACCCGAAGATGAAGCGATTCATCTTCACGGAGCGCAACGGCATCTACATCATCGACCTGCTCCAGTCGCTGTCGTACATCGACCGCGCCTACGAGTTCGTCAAGGAGACGGTCGCCCACGGCGGCTCCGTCATGTTCGTCGGCACCAAGAAGCAGGCGCAGGAAGCGATCGCCGAGCAGGCGACGCGCGTGGGCATGCCCTACGTCAACCAGCGCTGGCTCGGCGGCATGCTGACCAACTTCTCCACCGTCTACAAGCGTCTCCAGCGCCTCAAGGAGCTCGAGCAGATCGACTTCGACGACGTGGCGGCCTCGGGCCTCACGAAGAAGGAGCTGCTCGTCCTCTCCCGCGAGAAGGCCAAGCTGGAGAAGACCCTCGGCGGTATCCGCGAGATGCAGAAGGTGCCCAGCGCCGTCTGGATCGTGGACACCAAGAAGGAGCACATCGCGGTCGGTGAGGCGCGCAAGCTCCACATCCCGGTCGTCGCGATCCTCGACACCAACTGCGACCCCGACGAGGTCGACTACAAGATCCCCGGCAACGACGACGCGATCCGCTCCGTCACGCTGCTCACCCGCGTGATCGCCGACGCCGTCGCCGAGGGCCTCATCGCCCGTTCCGGCGTCGCCACCGGTGACTCCAAGCCGGGCGAGAAGGCCGTCGGCGAGCCCCTCGCCGAGTGGGAGCGCGACCTCCTCGAGGGCGAGAAGAAGGACGACGCCGAGAAGCCCGCCGACGACGCCGCCGTCGCCGCCGAGGCCGACGTCCAGACCTCCGCCGAGACGGAGAAGGTCGCCGACGCCGAGCAGGTCGACGAGGCCGCCGCCCCGGCCGAGACCGAGGCTGCCGCCCCGGCTGCGGACAACGAGCAGGCCTGA
- a CDS encoding M23 family metallopeptidase, whose protein sequence is MRTALLLTLTLLTPSPLTPSAAPTPATPPAVWPVTPASVVRAWDPPASPYGPGHRGIDLAAPPGTPVRAAAAGRVLYAGQVAGRGVLSITLTSPPTKPGAPPLRITYEPVDALVTRGTEVEAGELVARRSLSASHCATECLHWGLRSGDTYLNPVSLLSHSELTRPPPRLLPTLSVPLPKQ, encoded by the coding sequence ATGCGCACCGCTCTCCTCCTGACCCTGACCCTGCTCACCCCCTCCCCGCTCACGCCCTCGGCCGCCCCCACCCCTGCCACCCCTCCCGCCGTCTGGCCCGTGACCCCGGCCTCGGTCGTACGGGCATGGGATCCGCCCGCCTCCCCGTACGGCCCCGGCCACCGGGGGATCGACCTGGCCGCGCCCCCGGGCACCCCGGTACGGGCCGCGGCGGCGGGGCGGGTGCTGTACGCGGGGCAGGTGGCGGGGCGCGGCGTCCTGTCGATCACGCTCACGAGCCCGCCCACGAAGCCGGGCGCCCCACCCCTCCGCATCACCTACGAACCGGTGGACGCCCTGGTCACCCGAGGCACGGAGGTCGAGGCGGGCGAGCTGGTGGCGAGGCGCTCACTGTCCGCGTCCCACTGCGCGACGGAGTGCCTGCACTGGGGCCTACGCAGCGGCGACACGTACCTGAACCCGGTGTCCCTACTCTCCCACTCCGAACTGACCCGCCCCCCACCCCGCCTACTCCCCACGCTCAGCGTCCCCCTCCCCAAGCAATGA